The Lytechinus pictus isolate F3 Inbred chromosome 5, Lp3.0, whole genome shotgun sequence DNA segment AAAAGGGAACACGTTTAATTACCAATTTTGATAGATGATGAAAAACAACATGATATCCTTACCGTACTTTGAAACATGAGCTTTTGTCAGTATTGAGGCTTAGACTTTCCAGATGACGTTCAGAAAGATGAATAGACATTCACTAGCTTTAATAAATTTCTTTCTTGCGGATGaattttattatcacatgaCTTTAGATCAAAAGTCATGATTCAAGTTTAcgttatttctttcttcataaaaaaatacaaataatgacTCTTCAAATTGGAGAtacatattaataaaacataatttacaaaaatgcatgaaaataattgataggAATGGGGGTGAACAAAAGGAGCAATCGTCCTTATAAAATGTTGACCCTCACAAAAACTATTTGTACCGGTAGctaacagcccccccccccaaaaaaaaaaagtagcacATGACTTTAGTGAATTTAAATTTCTTATCACTTACAATCAGTACTCctatgatatatttatatacacagTACTTACATATGGCACTACTTATTGAAAGATTTGAAAACACAAATAAAGCATATTTCATACACTTTAGAGAAGCACATACCAGAGACACAAAGAAACATAACATTACAAAATGTTATTGCCCAagtacaaaacattttttttttttttcaacgaaaattcaaaaaattgcttaaaaatatgatatcaagtacaaatccaataaaatattgaatttgttttatttaactGACCAAACTCTAATTTGcagatttttgtaattatgataatatcacAGACAAAGTTTGGTTTAAAAAGAAGGATATTAAGTCAATATTCATATTACACAAACTTataacaagtacatgtacacatgtacatgtaggtataaaGTATGCACATATTAACTACATTATGAAAGActtgaaatatgaatttatcATATTTAGTACCACAAGCATATTTCAATGTTTGATGTATGTGATAAAATTGCCAACAGTCTTGAAACATTTGCACTACAAAATAAGATAGAATATACTTGCACCtaataataaaatttacattttcaaaCGTTGATCCAAGATGTAAAAAAACATGTTGTAGTGGCATTAAGCATCGCTGTAACATTACcagttgtaacagggcctctgttagcACATTAATAGCGCTAACGACACTTCTGTGTCGCAGGTCCTGGCCACTAGACTAAATGATAGTTAACGAAAATAAGTATTAAACACAATGTTAGTGATGCCAGGAGTCAATTAGACCAACTAATAAGTATATCAACTTCATGTACACGTAGACAAAGTGGATTTAAGCCCACTGTAGTATCAGCCTCTTTGTCTTTCTCTTTTGTTCGTACAGTATCTAACAAAAATTCAAGGTtaaagattaatgttttataacACTTGAAATGCTAcaataaatcataaatttatgaaaGCAAGTGATAGAATTCAAATTCCactcgttagggccaatattccactcatctgcgattcgtggaatattttccagaactcttggaatatttcttgtATTCTTTATAATTGAAATCAGGTACAAAATCACCATCGGGACCAATTGCTCCATCGGTTTGCAAACTGAGCTACCTGCCTAGGCCCCATTAcactattatagtaactttgccatccaatggtaactcgGGGCTCGACATTGGCAGTGGCCTGGTGGCCCagggcaaccaaaaatgagagcCGGGCCACTAGAATACTGAAAAGCCCACACTTGGTGGTTCGGCCGTGCttccaaagttttgataaattgtaatttttgtttttttgtggccaccaagaatatgaaattgatggttttggtggacCTTGGTGGACCGATtgggccaccaagaaaaaaaactttgtgtGAACCCTTGCGGTAACTGCATGTGGTAACAATgctaatcagccaatcagaatccagGATATCAGGGAAGTTACCAATGGATGGCACCGTTACTATAATagtaagttttatgcaacggggccctgatgtatttttattgtaaaccAAAGACTCAATTTCACCCCCAACTGCAAATATGTATAAATCCAACCATGAGTTGCCAGTATGTCAGTTTGTTCCTGGAAAAGGGTCCTCCCAACGTATATATCAATCTTGTTTGCTAATTGCTTTATTGTTCATGGATGTTGTCATTATTTGAAGGATGAGGGATATCCTACTGGACTTTATGCAGGGACTGGTAAGCTTTGGCGCCATCCCATCTTCAATTGAACGCTGAGCTCCTGGACGATATCCTTGAACTTTGGATCATCCGCCACATTGTGGTTTTGATCATAGTCTTTGTCATTAAAGTACAGTTCCCTTGCCTTGACATCGGTCCAATTACCTGTGAAGGTTGTATGATTAAATCCTATCCACTCGGTGTAGTGGTGATCTTTGGTACGCATGGAGTACCCCATGACTGTTATGACCTTGAGACTTGGTAGATCTGTTTCTCTAGTCGGGGTCACCCCTGGACGTGGGTACTGACTGTACGTGGCATTCTTCCATCGGCTGTATCGCGTAGAAGTTAGCTTCTTTGTGGCATTTCCCACAAGAATTGCATTCGAGTTTGCCTCCAGGAGAGGGGCAAAACTGTACCCTTCAGAACATAAGGTCACGTTGAAAGGGTCCGGTGGGCATGTAGGTGGAACCTCTATGCCAGCGAGATCAGACAGCGTGGGAAACAGATCAACAAGCTCCACAAACTCGGTAACAACCATGCCACTGTCAGCGTTGGTTCCCACATTGTCTTTCATCTTTAGAGCACTTTGATGCACGTTTGGCAATGAGGACTTTGGTTTGTCTGTAAGACCAGGAACGTGAACGATCAAAGGAACCCTCGTTGCTAGTTCATAGTTGGAGTACTTGCACCATTCTGCATGCTCACCTAATTGCCATCctaatatgtaaaaaaaacatatttttataattGTATAATAATTTCACACAACTTTGATATTCTTATAGGAAAactttttattatgaataagaATTCGTACATGGGTTTGTGCTGTGAGTGTAAAACAGCACTGTTGTCAAATCAATGCTTAGCAGAGTATTTAAATCTCTCATCCTTTCTTGTTCTTTGTTAAatttttgattttgataaatcTTGTAAACGTCCTGCTCTTGTTCAAAGGATGAGGAATTGATACAAAGAGGTCAcatctctccctcccttttGGGAGCAACTCGGGTCGGAGGCCAATCGCAAGGTGGGCGGTAGCCGTAAGAGGACAGGAtagacattttaaagaaaaattacaaaccATGATCCCCGAAGAGAATGACGATGGTGTTGTTTGAAAAGCCAGTTTCATTGAGGGTCTGAAGGAGTTTTCCAACCAGGAAATCTGTGTAGGTTGCAGCAGCGTAGTAACTCTGTCTCATCGGAGCCTGCCCCCAAAAAACGAAAAACAAAACTATATTGACTTGGTAAACAGATACATGTCACTTTAATCAATACCGTAAATTGGTGGCTGTGTTAAGTGGAGATCActtatattctaaatatatattttacaatttcatAGAGCCTTCTGACCAGTGGGCATGTCATGATCAAATTACATTCTCTATGTTTATTGTCGGGGAAACTGcagtttgagaaaaatataaagctgaGAGAATCAGAGAAAAAGGGGGATGCTCACTAGCTACCACTTTATGTAAGGATGTAATTCGCCAATTAACTTTGATGAaccaataataaaataaaagagttgatttgtttttaatgttttttgttgcattttgttgcatatatatatatatatatagatatatgtaTCACAGACTGTGCATTATAATTGAaaaatttatattgattttgaatGCACAAGAAATAATACAAAAGTTAACAATCTCAGGCTGATATTGTAATGGACATTTTTACATGGAATTGAAGAGGAATTGTCCCATTGGGGAAGCTCATATTCAAAGCGTTGATATCATCCCTCTGTCTCAACGTGGAATAATCCTCGTAGGCAACAGCTGGCTGGGTCGGGGACCGGGAAGGATTGGATGCGATGGAAATCGACTCGATCGGGTACAGCGATTTGAATTCCTCCGGATACTTCCACGGAATGTGCGGCTTGTGAAATCCTACCGCCAAGAAAAACGGCGGTTGCATGTCCGGATCCCGAGGGGACCGACTGGTTTTATCCGGCCTGCCGTGGGCGTTCGTCGAATGTGAAGCTGCGGAGAGGTTCTTCAGGATTGATGATGAATACTCCAGAGACTGCATGTCTGGGAGGGACTGAAGTGGCATG contains these protein-coding regions:
- the LOC129262001 gene encoding iduronate 2-sulfatase-like gives rise to the protein MHEEGIMKYIVAILCVLLNISSNSALSEKPNVLFIVIDDLRASLESYGGPIISPYITELASRSALFSNAKVQQSVCAPSRVSFLTGRRPDTTRLYDFGSYWRTHAGNYTTLPQHFKDNGYFTASVGKVFHPGIPSGGNDDYPYSWSIQPYHPSTQHYQGAKVCPNLDGTLHDNVMCPVNVSAMPLQSLPDMQSLEYSSSILKNLSAASHSTNAHGRPDKTSRSPRDPDMQPPFFLAVGFHKPHIPWKYPEEFKSLYPIESISIASNPSRSPTQPAVAYEDYSTLRQRDDINALNMSFPNGTIPLQFHAPMRQSYYAAATYTDFLVGKLLQTLNETGFSNNTIVILFGDHGWQLGEHAEWCKYSNYELATRVPLIVHVPGLTDKPKSSLPNVHQSALKMKDNVGTNADSGMVVTEFVELVDLFPTLSDLAGIEVPPTCPPDPFNVTLCSEGYSFAPLLEANSNAILVGNATKKLTSTRYSRWKNATYSQYPRPGVTPTRETDLPSLKVITVMGYSMRTKDHHYTEWIGFNHTTFTGNWTDVKARELYFNDKDYDQNHNVADDPKFKDIVQELSVQLKMGWRQSLPVPA